In the Piscinibacter sp. XHJ-5 genome, one interval contains:
- a CDS encoding GGDEF domain-containing protein: MPVAPMSPRSALVAVRFLLRWLTACVLLLGCTAGWASSPVPADPARPLDLLRQGDLYLATAGSEPPAHPAELDAWLAGLQRVGRVGLFGGSYWLHAQVRNDSKVSQWVIDPHGSLMERVQVRVMLPGASLQAFNAGYEAEPQYMLHYGGDVLLPPGQTAQVLVHLESRYFARYPSVELIDKASYRHIVVSENVLAIAALGAMLTLALYNLFMFYGTRDKALLYYSLYLLCATVAWGLTFHIGAHWLGFLDLRWHYVGFFLLPVFNALFFLEFLQLPRIAPVLSRVSRANIVLSLALLPSCFVALPYAHALATLVISISLTLAVTAGVVSLASGFLPARYFLAAFLALIVPATFILPANLGLIESPVRNTELLTLLGGTADAILLAFALADKIRLLARQKDQYLVQLDRALDQASTDYLTGILNRHAFDRMLQAAMAPQRSDDEVHRVMLVMIDLDGLKRINDEHGHTQGDALLCEFARQLATLKSERTAVFRLGGDEFAVLGDAQDEGRLRAAMAEFETCLQSAGFAGAGVSHGMAFGSETRSGSQLLIRADGRMYQHKTAKRPAGASVRAVA, from the coding sequence ATGCCCGTTGCCCCGATGTCGCCCCGGTCAGCGCTTGTCGCCGTTCGATTCCTGTTGCGCTGGCTCACGGCCTGCGTGCTGCTGCTGGGCTGCACCGCGGGCTGGGCCTCGTCGCCGGTGCCGGCCGACCCGGCGCGTCCGCTCGACCTGTTGCGCCAGGGGGACCTGTATCTGGCCACCGCGGGCAGCGAGCCGCCCGCTCATCCCGCCGAGCTCGACGCCTGGCTGGCCGGGCTGCAGCGCGTCGGCCGCGTCGGTCTGTTCGGCGGCAGCTACTGGCTGCATGCCCAGGTGCGCAACGACTCCAAGGTCTCGCAGTGGGTGATCGATCCGCACGGCAGCCTGATGGAGCGCGTGCAGGTGCGGGTGATGCTGCCGGGCGCGTCGCTGCAGGCGTTCAACGCGGGCTACGAGGCCGAGCCGCAGTACATGCTGCACTACGGCGGCGACGTGCTGCTCCCGCCCGGGCAGACGGCGCAGGTGCTGGTGCACCTCGAAAGCCGCTACTTCGCGCGCTATCCGAGCGTCGAGCTGATCGACAAGGCGAGCTATCGGCACATCGTCGTCTCGGAGAACGTGCTGGCGATCGCGGCCCTCGGCGCCATGCTCACCCTGGCGCTCTACAACCTCTTCATGTTCTACGGCACGCGCGACAAGGCGCTGCTGTACTACTCGCTGTACCTGCTGTGCGCAACGGTGGCGTGGGGCCTCACGTTCCATATCGGCGCGCACTGGCTGGGCTTTCTGGACCTGCGCTGGCACTACGTGGGCTTCTTCCTGCTGCCCGTGTTCAACGCGCTGTTCTTCCTCGAGTTCCTGCAGCTGCCGAGGATCGCGCCGGTGCTGTCGCGCGTGAGCCGGGCGAACATCGTGCTCTCACTGGCGCTGCTGCCGAGCTGCTTCGTCGCGCTGCCGTACGCCCACGCGCTGGCCACGCTGGTCATCTCGATCTCGCTGACGCTTGCCGTGACGGCCGGCGTGGTGAGCCTCGCCTCGGGCTTCCTGCCGGCGCGCTACTTCCTGGCCGCCTTTCTCGCGCTCATCGTGCCGGCCACCTTCATCCTGCCGGCCAACCTCGGGCTCATCGAGAGCCCGGTGCGCAACACCGAGCTGCTGACACTGCTGGGCGGCACCGCCGACGCCATCCTGCTGGCCTTCGCGCTCGCCGACAAGATCCGCCTGCTCGCCCGGCAGAAGGACCAGTACCTGGTGCAGCTGGACCGCGCGCTCGACCAGGCCAGCACCGACTACCTCACCGGCATCCTCAACCGCCACGCCTTCGACCGGATGCTCCAGGCCGCCATGGCGCCGCAGCGCAGCGACGACGAGGTGCATCGCGTGATGCTCGTCATGATCGACCTCGACGGCCTGAAGCGCATCAATGACGAGCACGGTCACACGCAGGGCGATGCGCTGCTGTGCGAGTTCGCGCGCCAGCTGGCCACCTTGAAGAGCGAGCGCACGGCGGTGTTCCGCCTGGGCGGCGACGAGTTCGCGGTGCTCGGCGACGCGCAGGACGAGGGCCGGCTGCGCGCCGCGATGGCGGAGTTCGAGACCTGCCTGCAATCGGCGGGCTTCGCCGGCGCCGGCGTCAGCCACGGCATGGCCTTCGGCTCCGAGACGCGCTCGGGCAGCCAGCTGCTCATCCGCGCCGACGGACGGATGTACCAGCACAAGACGGCCAAGCGGCCGGCGGGGGCGTCGGTGCGGGCGGTGGCCTGA
- a CDS encoding beta-propeller domain-containing protein, whose translation MLRRFGVLCLLAAFTLPASAATLTAFRSEDEFVQALTRWRDEAQKLQRERRREAMGGAVMEPPPAPAAQAPSTLAAKAADAAGAAESITNVQTAGVDEGGIVKRAGDHLVILRRGRLFTVRIGGDTLQPAATTDAYAPGSNPHGAWYDELLIAGSTVVVIGYSYARGGTEVGLFELGADGALAYRATYHLRSFDYYSSRNYASRLIGRKLVFYTPTFLQPWQARPWDSMPGLRRWRGEATPAEFERILPATRIYRSDDDLDPHEVLALHTVTTCELGTASMQCESSAVLGPAGRVFYVSQGSVYVWTSAWRRARAWPHRPAPVEARPLSAVFRLPLDGAAPSALKTAGVPIDQLSFLEDAAGHLNVLLRESGAGEGMWGSERTRGSMALLRVPLSAFGDGRASAQREHYRVLPAMAGHAVQNRYVGDWLLWGGAQEGVWALRYAAAADAERLEPGHAIERIEAMGDSAVLVGGANGDLHFSSVRLRGRSAELAGRHVQPGASQGETRTHGFFFRPTGRDEGVLGLPVLDARGGPRKSIYQGVHGSASVLYLRQRDLAFSPLGQLHARPESARDDGCKASCVDWYGNARPLFIGDRVFALLGYELVEGQVVGGRWSERIEERRRASFAPREGWREGRYSPFN comes from the coding sequence ATGCTCAGACGATTCGGCGTCCTGTGCCTGCTGGCCGCCTTCACCCTGCCCGCCAGCGCCGCCACCCTCACCGCCTTCCGCAGCGAAGACGAGTTCGTGCAAGCGCTGACCCGCTGGCGCGACGAAGCCCAGAAGCTGCAGCGCGAACGGCGCCGCGAAGCCATGGGCGGTGCCGTGATGGAGCCGCCGCCGGCGCCCGCGGCGCAGGCGCCCTCCACGCTGGCGGCCAAGGCGGCCGATGCCGCCGGGGCCGCCGAATCGATCACCAACGTGCAGACCGCGGGCGTCGACGAAGGCGGCATCGTCAAGCGTGCCGGCGACCATCTCGTCATCCTGCGTCGTGGGCGCCTGTTCACGGTGCGCATCGGCGGCGACACGCTGCAGCCGGCGGCGACGACCGATGCCTACGCCCCCGGCAGCAATCCGCACGGCGCGTGGTACGACGAGCTGCTGATCGCCGGCTCGACGGTCGTCGTCATCGGCTACAGCTATGCACGCGGCGGCACGGAGGTCGGGCTGTTCGAGCTCGGTGCCGACGGCGCCCTCGCCTACCGTGCCACCTACCACCTGCGCAGCTTCGACTACTACTCCTCGCGCAACTACGCCAGCCGCCTGATCGGCCGCAAGCTGGTCTTCTACACGCCGACCTTCCTGCAGCCGTGGCAGGCGCGTCCCTGGGACAGCATGCCCGGCCTGCGACGCTGGCGCGGCGAGGCCACGCCGGCCGAGTTCGAGCGCATCCTGCCGGCCACGCGCATCTACCGCAGCGACGACGACCTCGACCCGCACGAAGTGCTGGCGCTGCACACGGTCACCACCTGCGAGCTGGGCACGGCGTCCATGCAATGCGAGTCGAGTGCGGTGCTGGGCCCGGCCGGTCGCGTCTTCTACGTCTCGCAGGGGTCGGTCTATGTGTGGACCAGCGCCTGGCGCCGAGCGCGCGCCTGGCCGCATCGTCCTGCGCCGGTCGAAGCGCGTCCGCTGTCGGCGGTGTTCCGCCTGCCGCTCGACGGCGCTGCACCGAGCGCGCTGAAGACCGCCGGCGTGCCGATCGACCAGCTGTCGTTCCTCGAGGACGCGGCCGGCCATCTCAACGTCCTGCTGCGCGAATCGGGTGCCGGCGAAGGCATGTGGGGCAGCGAGCGCACGAGGGGCTCGATGGCGCTGCTGCGCGTGCCGCTGTCCGCCTTCGGCGACGGACGCGCATCGGCGCAGCGCGAGCACTACCGCGTGCTGCCGGCGATGGCCGGCCATGCGGTGCAGAACCGCTATGTCGGCGACTGGCTGCTGTGGGGCGGCGCACAGGAAGGCGTGTGGGCGCTGCGCTATGCCGCAGCGGCCGATGCCGAGCGTCTGGAGCCCGGCCATGCGATCGAGCGCATCGAGGCGATGGGCGACAGCGCGGTGCTGGTCGGCGGCGCCAACGGTGACCTGCACTTCAGCAGCGTGCGCCTGCGCGGCCGCAGCGCCGAGCTCGCCGGTCGCCATGTCCAGCCGGGCGCCAGCCAGGGCGAGACCCGCACGCACGGCTTCTTCTTCCGTCCCACCGGTCGCGACGAAGGCGTGCTGGGGCTGCCGGTGCTCGATGCGCGCGGCGGGCCGCGCAAGTCCATCTACCAAGGGGTGCACGGCTCGGCGTCGGTGCTGTATTTGCGCCAGCGCGACCTTGCGTTCAGCCCGCTGGGCCAGCTGCACGCCCGGCCCGAGTCCGCACGCGACGACGGCTGCAAGGCCTCGTGCGTCGACTGGTACGGCAACGCGCGGCCCCTCTTCATCGGCGACCGGGTGTTCGCGCTGCTGGGCTACGAGCTGGTCGAGGGACAAGTCGTCGGCGGCCGATGGAGCGAGCGCATCGAGGAGCGTCGGCGGGCGAGCTTCGCGCCGCGCGAGGGCTGGCGCGAAGGGAGGTATTCGCCGTTCAATTGA